Proteins co-encoded in one Hyalangium ruber genomic window:
- a CDS encoding pirin family protein, whose translation MAIARQQQGVERRLERVIVLPEPMPGQFGPAHTVIPVISHADYALSDPFILLMDDRIDGQPIGGPHPHAGFETVTLVVKGGMVHDNGRLGERDVQWMTAGSGVIHGEGLEKAGQARILQLWLTLPKAQRWVPSGFQDIPYEQLPVRREPGVEVRLYSGSSGSVRSETKNYVPVTLAEFQFEPGASIEQDLPRSYNGFFYVLEGEIAVGPDARALRPGEVGWLDRPEGGGDSSIRITGTTRARALLYAGQPQGEPLVSYGPFIGDTEADILRVMGEYRSGLYGPPPRR comes from the coding sequence ATGGCTATCGCGCGTCAACAGCAAGGGGTGGAGCGTCGCCTGGAGCGAGTCATCGTCCTTCCGGAACCGATGCCGGGGCAGTTCGGGCCCGCGCATACGGTGATTCCCGTCATCTCGCATGCGGACTACGCCTTGTCCGATCCGTTCATCCTGTTGATGGACGACCGGATCGACGGCCAGCCGATTGGCGGGCCACATCCGCATGCCGGCTTCGAGACGGTGACCCTGGTGGTGAAGGGCGGGATGGTCCACGACAATGGGCGGCTGGGCGAGCGGGACGTGCAGTGGATGACGGCCGGCAGCGGGGTCATCCATGGCGAGGGATTGGAGAAGGCGGGCCAGGCGCGGATCCTCCAGCTCTGGCTGACGCTGCCCAAGGCGCAGCGCTGGGTCCCCTCTGGCTTCCAGGACATCCCCTACGAGCAGCTTCCGGTTCGGCGCGAGCCGGGGGTGGAGGTCCGGCTGTACAGCGGCAGCTCGGGATCGGTGCGCTCGGAGACGAAGAACTATGTGCCGGTCACCCTGGCCGAGTTCCAGTTCGAGCCGGGCGCGAGCATCGAGCAGGACTTGCCCCGCTCGTACAACGGCTTCTTCTACGTGCTGGAGGGAGAGATCGCGGTGGGCCCGGACGCCCGGGCGCTGAGGCCCGGAGAGGTGGGCTGGTTGGATCGTCCCGAGGGCGGTGGGGACAGCTCCATCCGCATCACCGGGACCACCCGGGCTCGGGCGCTGCTGTACGCCGGGCAGCCGCAGGGAGAGCCGCTGGTCAGCTATGGCCCGTTCATCGGAGACACCGAGGCCGACATCCTGAGGGTCATGGGCGAGTATCGCTCCGGCCTCTACGGCCCCCCACCAAGGCGGTAA
- a CDS encoding N-acyl-D-amino-acid deacylase family protein translates to MLDLLLEGGTVIDGTGAEPRTADVGIRDGRIVEVGRITEAARERVDATGAWVTPGFIDIHTHYDGQASWDETFSPSIHHGVTTVMMGNCGVGFAPVRPGGQQRLIHLMEGVEDIPGAVLAEGVRWDWESFPRYMEALAAIPHSLDFLAQVPHDPLRIYVMGERAAAKEAATPEDIAAMRGLLRAALEAGAAGFSTGRTDNHRTAEGLETPASEASAAELVGLAQAFQGLSHGVVQVVSDFDLLRDPGRFGAEFDLVEQLAGASGRPLSMTWLQRDPGGEQYEAMRTRVEAAVTRGLPLYLQAAARGIGVLLGLDASFHPFIGFPGYKELAALPVAERAAALREPARRARILAEQPERLAGDGTPIPPLVDILLRSIERISARMFPLGDRLNYEPTLADSFLMLAKRSGQPVLAVLYDYLCAGDGSNLIYFPIFNYNSGSLDVVRRMLDHPRVLAGLSDAGAHVGTVCDASFSTFLLTYWSRDRGSERLPLERSIELMTSRNARYLGLSDRGTIAPGLRADLNLIDPRRLALRRPELRRDLPVGGKRFVQTADGYLATFVAGQAVQRDGVVTPERPGRLVRLGHSK, encoded by the coding sequence ATGCTCGATCTGCTGCTTGAGGGAGGCACCGTCATCGATGGCACGGGCGCGGAGCCTCGCACCGCCGATGTCGGCATTCGCGACGGGCGCATCGTCGAGGTGGGCCGCATCACCGAAGCGGCGCGAGAGCGCGTCGATGCCACGGGCGCCTGGGTGACTCCTGGCTTCATCGACATCCACACCCACTATGACGGCCAGGCGAGCTGGGATGAGACCTTCTCGCCGAGCATCCACCACGGGGTGACGACCGTCATGATGGGCAACTGCGGCGTCGGCTTCGCGCCGGTTCGCCCGGGTGGCCAGCAGCGGTTGATTCACCTGATGGAGGGCGTCGAGGACATTCCCGGCGCGGTGCTCGCCGAGGGCGTCCGGTGGGATTGGGAGAGCTTTCCTCGCTACATGGAGGCGCTCGCGGCGATTCCGCACAGCCTCGACTTCCTGGCGCAGGTGCCGCATGACCCGCTGCGCATCTATGTGATGGGCGAGCGCGCGGCGGCCAAGGAGGCGGCGACTCCCGAGGACATCGCCGCGATGCGCGGACTGCTGCGCGCCGCGCTCGAGGCCGGAGCCGCTGGCTTCAGCACGGGCCGGACGGACAACCACCGCACCGCCGAGGGGCTCGAGACACCTGCTTCGGAGGCGAGCGCCGCGGAGCTCGTCGGGCTTGCGCAGGCGTTCCAGGGGCTCTCGCACGGCGTCGTACAGGTCGTGAGCGACTTCGATCTGCTGCGAGACCCGGGCCGCTTCGGAGCCGAGTTCGACCTGGTCGAGCAGTTGGCTGGCGCCTCGGGTCGGCCGCTGTCGATGACGTGGCTGCAGCGTGACCCGGGCGGCGAGCAGTACGAGGCCATGCGGACGCGCGTCGAGGCGGCGGTCACTCGGGGGCTTCCGCTGTACTTGCAGGCCGCCGCGCGCGGCATTGGCGTGCTGCTCGGGCTGGATGCCAGCTTCCATCCCTTCATTGGCTTCCCGGGCTACAAGGAGCTCGCCGCGCTGCCGGTGGCGGAGCGTGCCGCGGCCCTGCGCGAGCCCGCCCGGCGCGCGCGCATCCTCGCCGAGCAGCCCGAGCGGTTGGCGGGGGATGGCACGCCGATTCCTCCGCTGGTGGATATCCTGCTCCGAAGCATCGAGCGGATCAGCGCGCGCATGTTCCCGCTGGGCGATCGGCTGAACTACGAGCCGACGCTCGCGGACTCGTTCCTGATGCTCGCGAAGCGCAGCGGGCAGCCGGTGCTGGCCGTGCTCTATGACTACCTCTGCGCGGGAGATGGCTCGAACCTGATCTACTTCCCGATCTTCAACTACAACTCGGGCTCGCTCGATGTGGTGCGGCGCATGCTCGACCACCCTCGGGTGCTCGCCGGACTGTCCGATGCGGGCGCGCACGTGGGCACGGTGTGCGACGCGAGCTTTTCGACGTTCCTGCTGACGTACTGGTCTCGGGATCGCGGGAGTGAGCGGCTCCCGCTGGAGCGCTCGATCGAGCTGATGACCTCACGCAATGCCCGCTACCTGGGGCTGTCCGACCGTGGGACGATCGCTCCTGGGTTGCGCGCGGACCTCAACCTGATTGATCCGCGTCGGCTCGCGCTCCGGCGGCCGGAGCTGCGGCGTGACCTGCCCGTCGGAGGCAAGCGCTTCGTGCAGACCGCTGACGGGTACCTGGCCACCTTTGTCGCTGGCCAGGCCGTGCAGCGCGATGGAGTCGTCACCCCCGAGCGTCCCGGCCGGCTGGTGCGGCTCGGGCACTCGAAGTAG
- a CDS encoding bile acid:sodium symporter family protein has protein sequence MTAQQLVLSLVLAVMVFSVALELRVEDFQRVARMPRGVLCGLIPQFVLLPVCTWGATLLLELPPSTEAAMILVAACPGGSLSNIITHHGGGNTALSVSISAVASLLALVLTPFHFSWMIANNPATASWLRALEIDPSGIWLSLLLILAAPMTLGLLFNHRLPGLTARLQKPLANLSLLALLAFIVLGLIRERHLLGAGILPQLVLVVLHNAGGLALGALTALAMRVPERDRRAVMLEGGMQNSGLALGIIAVQFHADLGMVIIASLWGIWHIVSGLSLAYLWRRKDARSAA, from the coding sequence ATGACCGCGCAGCAGCTCGTGCTCAGCCTCGTGCTCGCGGTCATGGTGTTCTCGGTGGCGCTGGAGCTGCGCGTCGAGGACTTCCAGCGCGTCGCGCGCATGCCTCGCGGCGTGCTCTGCGGGTTGATTCCGCAGTTCGTGCTGCTGCCGGTGTGTACCTGGGGCGCCACGCTGCTGCTCGAGCTGCCCCCCAGCACCGAGGCGGCGATGATCCTCGTCGCGGCCTGCCCGGGCGGGAGCCTCAGCAACATCATCACCCACCACGGGGGTGGGAACACCGCGCTCTCGGTCAGCATCTCGGCCGTGGCCAGCCTGCTCGCCCTGGTGCTCACCCCCTTCCACTTCAGCTGGATGATCGCCAACAACCCGGCCACCGCCTCGTGGCTGCGCGCGCTGGAGATCGATCCCTCCGGCATCTGGCTCAGCCTGCTGCTCATCCTCGCCGCGCCGATGACGCTGGGCCTGCTCTTCAATCACAGGCTGCCGGGCCTCACGGCGAGGCTCCAGAAGCCGCTGGCGAACCTCAGCCTGCTGGCCCTGCTGGCCTTCATCGTGCTCGGGTTGATCCGCGAACGCCACCTGCTGGGCGCGGGGATCCTTCCGCAGCTCGTGCTGGTGGTGCTGCACAACGCGGGGGGCCTCGCGCTCGGTGCGCTCACGGCGCTGGCCATGCGCGTGCCCGAGCGCGACCGTCGCGCGGTGATGCTCGAAGGCGGAATGCAGAACTCGGGGCTGGCGCTGGGCATCATCGCGGTGCAGTTCCATGCGGACCTGGGCATGGTGATCATCGCCAGCCTGTGGGGGATCTGGCACATCGTGTCCGGCTTGAGTCTGGCGTACCTGTGGAGGAGGAAAGATGCTCGATCTGCTGCTTGA